One window of Microbacterium sp. 1S1 genomic DNA carries:
- a CDS encoding Gfo/Idh/MocA family oxidoreductase yields the protein MKSVGIVGIENSHATEIVRFLITGVAEVPLRITTVVAGEPERTRELVELGGIDRVVDEVAALRGAVDALIVTARDGADHRAVAVPFLEAGVPVWVDKPLAADVADADAILAAAQRGGAPVTSSSTLRWLHDTAELAAEAGRIGEVQSVTVTGPADPDSPHSGIFFYGIHVADLAQCLWPGAAESVDVEFLPAGVVARYRVDGVPVTLEFVRPDGDRQVPFRAAVVGRHGIASREIAIGPGYVQPGVRAFARMLETGEFPVPAAEMRASIAVLDQVAEALGPR from the coding sequence ATGAAGAGCGTCGGCATCGTCGGCATCGAGAACAGCCACGCGACGGAGATCGTCCGCTTCCTGATCACCGGCGTCGCAGAGGTCCCTCTGCGGATCACGACCGTCGTCGCGGGGGAGCCGGAGCGCACGCGGGAACTGGTGGAGCTCGGGGGCATCGATCGGGTCGTCGACGAGGTGGCTGCGCTCCGGGGCGCGGTGGACGCGCTCATCGTGACCGCCCGCGACGGCGCCGACCACCGTGCCGTCGCCGTCCCTTTCCTCGAGGCCGGGGTGCCGGTGTGGGTGGACAAGCCGCTCGCGGCGGATGTCGCCGATGCCGACGCGATCCTCGCTGCCGCGCAGCGAGGCGGAGCACCCGTCACCTCGTCGTCGACGCTCCGCTGGCTCCACGACACCGCCGAGCTGGCGGCGGAGGCGGGCCGCATCGGGGAGGTGCAGTCGGTCACCGTCACGGGGCCGGCCGATCCGGACAGTCCGCACAGCGGCATCTTCTTCTACGGCATCCACGTCGCCGATCTCGCCCAGTGCCTGTGGCCCGGCGCTGCGGAGAGCGTCGACGTGGAGTTCCTGCCCGCGGGTGTGGTCGCCCGGTATCGCGTCGATGGCGTGCCGGTCACGCTCGAGTTCGTGCGTCCGGACGGTGACCGTCAGGTGCCGTTCCGTGCGGCGGTCGTCGGCCGTCACGGTATCGCGAGCCGGGAGATCGCGATCGGGCCCGGGTACGTGCAGCCCGGCGTCCGCGCGTTCGCCCGGATGCTCGAGACCGGCGAGTTCCCCGTGCCCGCCGCCGAGATGCGTGCCTCGATCGCCGTACTCGACCAGGTCGCCGAGGCGCTCGGCCCCCGCTGA
- a CDS encoding TetR/AcrR family transcriptional regulator, whose amino-acid sequence MVNEHRSGPVRSTAAREAILDATARLFHNQGYDRLTIEGIAKEAKVGKQTIYRWWPSRGALIGECLAEGRLIPVDFVVPDTGDLSADVETWLRSVLSILEKPQGGVLLRSLVAAATEDASVGAHLGESLGVEKYLSERLRGGIRDGQLPDDAPVEQLGRAILGAIIVESLGREAHDPGSVVALTRYLFAR is encoded by the coding sequence ATGGTGAACGAGCATCGCAGCGGCCCTGTGCGCAGCACCGCGGCCCGCGAGGCGATCCTCGACGCGACGGCCCGTCTCTTCCACAATCAGGGGTACGACCGGCTCACGATCGAGGGCATCGCCAAGGAGGCCAAGGTCGGCAAGCAGACCATCTACCGCTGGTGGCCGTCGCGGGGCGCCCTCATCGGGGAGTGCCTGGCCGAGGGGCGTCTCATCCCCGTGGACTTCGTCGTCCCCGACACCGGAGACCTCTCCGCCGATGTCGAGACCTGGCTGCGCAGTGTCCTGTCGATCCTCGAGAAGCCGCAGGGCGGGGTGCTGCTGCGCTCGCTCGTGGCCGCGGCCACGGAGGACGCCTCGGTCGGCGCGCACCTGGGGGAGAGCCTCGGGGTGGAGAAGTACCTGTCGGAGCGTCTCCGCGGCGGCATCCGCGACGGTCAGCTTCCGGACGACGCCCCGGTCGAGCAGCTCGGCCGGGCGATCCTCGGGGCCATCATCGTGGAGTCCCTCGGCCGCGAGGCCCACGATCCGGGCTCCGTCGTCGCGCTGACCCGGTATCTCTTCGCCCGCTGA
- a CDS encoding phosphonate ABC transporter ATP-binding protein: MSVAAVAARHQDDGRTPTAEVHQALPLVTVRGLRVAYDSTTVLDGVDLDLFPGEMVALLGASGSGKSTLMRSLTGFAPIAAGSARVAGHDVTNLGRGELRTLRSEVGQVFQQFNLIPRLSVLTNVLTGALHGAGPANLVGGFTHAHRRRALDLLDRVGIAHKATAPARSLSGGQQQRVAIARALMQRPKLILADEPVASLDPKLADSVLGLLREIAVQDGIPVLVSLHVLPLALAHSDRIVGLRHGEMLVSGVTSQLDVAALEDLYDDEEHRDDDDR; encoded by the coding sequence ATGAGCGTCGCCGCCGTGGCTGCGCGGCACCAGGATGACGGGCGCACGCCCACGGCAGAGGTGCACCAGGCGCTGCCGCTCGTCACCGTCCGCGGCCTGCGCGTCGCCTACGACTCCACGACGGTGCTGGACGGCGTCGACCTCGACCTCTTCCCCGGGGAGATGGTCGCCCTCCTGGGGGCCTCCGGATCGGGCAAGTCCACGCTGATGCGGAGCCTCACCGGTTTCGCGCCCATCGCGGCCGGGTCCGCGCGGGTCGCCGGGCACGACGTCACGAACCTCGGGCGAGGGGAGCTGCGGACGCTGCGCTCCGAGGTGGGGCAGGTGTTCCAGCAGTTCAACCTCATCCCGCGCCTCAGCGTCCTCACGAACGTGCTGACCGGGGCGCTGCACGGCGCCGGGCCCGCCAACCTCGTCGGCGGCTTCACGCATGCCCACCGGCGCCGGGCCCTCGACCTCCTCGACCGCGTCGGCATCGCACATAAGGCGACGGCACCCGCACGGTCGCTGTCCGGCGGGCAGCAGCAGCGGGTGGCGATCGCCCGCGCGCTCATGCAGCGGCCGAAACTGATCCTCGCCGATGAGCCGGTCGCCTCGCTCGACCCGAAGCTCGCCGACTCCGTGCTCGGGCTGCTCCGCGAGATCGCGGTGCAGGACGGGATCCCTGTGCTCGTGAGCCTGCACGTGTTGCCGCTCGCCCTCGCGCACAGCGACCGCATCGTCGGTCTGCGGCACGGGGAGATGCTCGTCTCCGGCGTCACATCACAGCTGGACGTGGCCGCACTGGAGGACCTGTACGACGACGAGGAGCACCGCGATGACGACGACCGTTGA
- a CDS encoding MMPL family transporter, which produces MASLLFRLGSFAARKAWTVMVAWVLILGLGVGAFLTFGGTLSNSFDIPGTASGEVTDQLADKLPDTAGGTGTVVYTTDDGEPFTDEQKQAISDLAASAEELDGVASVVDPFDAQRQQDEQAKELTDGQAQLESGRAQLDAGQAQLDDGRAQLEAGITQLDGARAQAEAAGAPPEQTAALDAQLAELNAQLAQLDAQQATIDANRAELADNAEQLELGTTLLDLADGIGVVSEDGSTAIVNVSFVDPRLELSEEVKQSTIAHFQDAEIDGVTVDFGTDIAQGVPEIFGVGEAIGLAFAAVVLIVMLGSLIGAALPIVTAVVGVGVGVTASLAFSGVVDMASVTPVLGVMLGLAVGIDYSLFIVNRHRKQLLAGSPVRESIGLATGTSGTAVVFAGTTVIVALLALNVTGVPFLGLMGTVGAVCVAVAVLVAVTLAPAILGLVGTRLLGRKARATIGQEHAAGRPVRRMSTLRAVVTALVSVVALLVIAIPAMSMRLGLPDGSSEPADSTSYRAFQTVDEQFGEGANGPLLVTATLDDAVSDDDLLATQVTVAEKIAEQDDVVAVAPIATSDDNTLLAFQVLPAEGPNSASTEKLVQDLRALPEIDGDITLGVAGQAATNIDISEALASVLPLYLVVVVGLSLLIMIVVFRSLLVPLIATGGFVLSLFATYGLIVAVFQWGWGADLIGLHSTGPILSFLPVILVGILFGLAMDYQLFLASGMREAYVHGASARDAVAQGFRAGRSVVIAAALIMVSVFGGFVFSESTIIRSIGFGLAFGVLLDAFVVRMLLMPALMHLLGRSAWWLPTWLDRIVPNVDMEGAALERDHPSVHTDSVPTVEPPRSRERRRG; this is translated from the coding sequence GTGGCTTCACTGCTGTTCCGTCTGGGTTCTTTCGCTGCGCGCAAAGCATGGACGGTGATGGTCGCCTGGGTGCTCATCCTCGGGCTCGGCGTGGGCGCCTTCCTCACTTTCGGCGGCACGCTGAGCAACAGCTTCGACATTCCGGGCACCGCCTCCGGCGAGGTCACCGATCAGCTCGCCGACAAGCTTCCCGACACCGCCGGCGGCACCGGGACCGTCGTCTACACGACCGATGACGGCGAGCCCTTCACCGACGAGCAGAAGCAGGCGATCTCCGACCTCGCCGCGAGCGCGGAAGAGCTCGACGGTGTCGCCTCGGTCGTCGACCCCTTCGACGCCCAGCGGCAGCAGGACGAGCAGGCGAAGGAGCTGACCGACGGGCAGGCCCAGCTCGAGAGCGGGCGGGCCCAGCTCGACGCCGGGCAGGCGCAGCTCGACGACGGCCGGGCCCAGCTCGAGGCCGGCATCACTCAGCTCGACGGCGCGCGGGCTCAGGCCGAGGCCGCCGGCGCGCCGCCCGAGCAGACCGCCGCACTCGATGCGCAGCTCGCGGAACTGAACGCCCAGCTCGCGCAGCTCGACGCACAGCAGGCCACCATCGACGCGAACCGCGCCGAGCTCGCCGACAACGCGGAGCAACTGGAGCTCGGCACCACTCTGCTCGACCTCGCCGACGGCATCGGCGTCGTGTCGGAGGACGGCTCCACCGCGATCGTCAACGTCTCCTTCGTCGACCCGCGCCTGGAACTGTCCGAGGAGGTCAAGCAGAGCACCATCGCCCACTTCCAGGACGCGGAGATCGACGGCGTCACGGTCGACTTCGGCACCGACATCGCCCAGGGCGTGCCCGAGATCTTCGGCGTCGGCGAGGCCATCGGACTCGCGTTCGCCGCGGTCGTGCTCATCGTGATGCTGGGCTCGCTGATCGGCGCGGCCCTGCCCATCGTCACGGCCGTGGTCGGCGTCGGCGTCGGCGTGACGGCATCCCTCGCGTTCTCCGGTGTCGTCGACATGGCCTCGGTCACCCCCGTCCTCGGGGTGATGCTGGGGCTCGCGGTCGGCATCGACTACTCCCTCTTCATCGTGAACCGGCACCGCAAGCAGCTGCTGGCGGGCTCGCCCGTGCGCGAGTCCATCGGCCTCGCCACCGGCACCTCGGGCACGGCAGTGGTCTTCGCGGGAACCACGGTCATCGTCGCGCTCCTCGCCCTCAACGTGACGGGTGTGCCGTTCCTCGGCCTCATGGGGACGGTGGGCGCGGTCTGTGTCGCCGTCGCGGTGCTCGTGGCCGTGACCCTCGCCCCCGCGATCCTCGGTCTCGTCGGCACCCGCCTGCTCGGCCGCAAGGCCCGGGCGACGATCGGTCAGGAACACGCCGCGGGAAGGCCCGTGCGCCGGATGTCGACGCTGCGCGCGGTCGTCACCGCGCTCGTCAGCGTCGTCGCGCTGCTCGTGATCGCGATTCCCGCGATGTCGATGCGCCTCGGCCTCCCGGACGGATCGAGCGAGCCCGCCGACTCCACCAGCTACCGCGCGTTCCAGACCGTCGACGAGCAGTTCGGCGAAGGAGCGAACGGGCCACTCCTCGTCACCGCGACCCTCGACGACGCCGTGAGCGACGACGACCTCCTGGCCACACAGGTGACCGTGGCGGAGAAGATCGCGGAGCAGGACGACGTGGTCGCGGTGGCCCCCATCGCGACGTCGGACGACAATACGCTCCTCGCCTTCCAGGTGCTCCCCGCCGAGGGGCCGAACAGTGCCTCCACCGAGAAGCTCGTGCAGGACCTCCGGGCGCTCCCCGAGATCGACGGCGACATCACCCTCGGCGTCGCCGGGCAGGCCGCCACGAACATCGACATCTCCGAGGCCCTGGCGAGCGTTCTCCCGCTGTACCTCGTGGTCGTCGTGGGGCTGTCGCTGCTCATCATGATCGTCGTGTTCCGCTCACTGCTCGTGCCGCTCATCGCCACGGGCGGGTTCGTCCTGTCGCTGTTCGCGACGTACGGGCTCATCGTCGCGGTGTTCCAGTGGGGCTGGGGCGCCGACCTGATCGGGCTGCACAGCACCGGTCCGATCCTGAGCTTCCTGCCCGTGATCCTCGTCGGCATCCTGTTCGGACTCGCGATGGACTACCAGCTCTTCCTCGCGTCGGGGATGCGGGAGGCCTACGTGCACGGCGCCTCCGCGCGCGATGCCGTGGCGCAGGGCTTCCGTGCCGGTCGCTCGGTGGTCATTGCCGCCGCCCTCATCATGGTGTCGGTGTTCGGCGGGTTCGTGTTCTCGGAGTCGACCATCATCCGCTCCATCGGGTTCGGTCTCGCGTTCGGCGTGCTGCTCGATGCCTTCGTGGTGCGCATGCTGCTGATGCCCGCGCTCATGCACCTGCTCGGACGCTCGGCCTGGTGGCTGCCGACGTGGCTCGACCGCATCGTTCCGAACGTCGACATGGAGGGCGCGGCGCTGGAGCGGGATCACCCCAGCGTGCACACCGACTCCGTGCCCACCGTGGAGCCCCCGCGCTCCCGCGAGCGGCGTCGCGGCTGA
- a CDS encoding TetR/AcrR family transcriptional regulator, with product MTVATRSPEVRRRPGRPRDEDIDAQIVAATLEIIDAGEDVTVARVVARSGVSRAALYRRWPTLTMLIAAALDVGREVPPEYPADADLREILLTGLGLGADGVAPSAPGYSEERFRQRIRLVMSDRALQKAYWESHVSRRRVPLQNALRAGIVRGELRADLDVEACFDAVAGVAYYQLVVRGDRIDDPAVVARLRAAVDVIWRGMLS from the coding sequence GTGACGGTCGCGACACGGTCGCCGGAGGTGCGGCGTCGGCCCGGCCGTCCGCGTGACGAGGACATCGATGCGCAGATCGTCGCCGCCACGCTCGAGATCATCGACGCGGGGGAAGACGTGACGGTCGCGCGGGTCGTCGCCCGGAGCGGCGTCAGCCGGGCGGCGCTGTATCGACGCTGGCCGACGCTGACCATGCTCATCGCGGCGGCCCTCGACGTGGGGCGGGAGGTCCCTCCGGAGTACCCGGCCGACGCCGATCTGCGCGAGATCCTCCTCACCGGCCTCGGGCTCGGGGCGGACGGCGTGGCTCCGTCCGCGCCCGGGTATTCCGAGGAGCGGTTCCGCCAGCGCATCCGTCTCGTCATGTCCGACCGGGCGCTGCAGAAGGCGTACTGGGAGTCGCACGTGTCCCGCCGTCGGGTCCCGTTGCAGAACGCTCTGCGGGCCGGAATCGTGCGCGGCGAGCTCCGGGCGGATCTCGACGTGGAGGCGTGCTTCGACGCGGTGGCCGGTGTCGCGTACTACCAGCTCGTCGTCCGCGGGGACCGGATCGACGACCCGGCCGTGGTGGCTCGCCTGCGCGCCGCCGTCGACGTGATCTGGCGCGGCATGCTGTCCTGA
- the phnE gene encoding phosphonate ABC transporter, permease protein PhnE, with the protein MTTTVERQERAVRPQLDPAERARLESAFRVPRARFLLGLPVAALLLFWSFAGAGFDFVKLGEGAVNMGEFLSRLFPPDFSKIGTILALLLETFQMAVVGTVLGAVLSLIVAFGATSTLAPRWLYYPTRWIMNIIRSVPDLVFALMFVSAVGLGPFAGILAMTLGSIGSIGKIFAEAMEQVDRGPVVAMEAVGASKRQVIQYAVLPQAAPLLTSYTLLLFEGNVRGATILGLVGAGGIGLELTTAMRMYDYGHLSAIILCIIVLVTLIDQGSALIRRRIT; encoded by the coding sequence ATGACGACGACCGTTGAGCGCCAAGAGCGGGCCGTGCGCCCCCAGCTCGACCCGGCGGAGCGCGCCCGGCTCGAGAGCGCCTTCCGTGTCCCCCGCGCCCGCTTCCTCCTCGGCCTCCCGGTCGCCGCGCTGCTGCTGTTCTGGTCGTTCGCCGGAGCCGGGTTCGACTTCGTGAAGCTCGGCGAGGGTGCCGTCAACATGGGGGAGTTCCTGTCCCGGTTGTTCCCGCCCGACTTCTCGAAGATCGGCACCATCCTCGCGCTGCTGCTGGAGACGTTCCAGATGGCCGTCGTCGGCACCGTCCTCGGCGCGGTGCTGTCCCTGATCGTCGCGTTCGGGGCGACGTCGACCCTCGCGCCGCGGTGGCTGTACTACCCGACGCGCTGGATCATGAACATCATCCGCTCCGTGCCCGACCTCGTGTTCGCGCTCATGTTCGTCTCGGCGGTGGGACTCGGACCGTTCGCCGGGATCCTCGCCATGACGCTCGGCTCCATCGGGTCGATCGGCAAGATCTTCGCGGAGGCCATGGAACAGGTCGACCGCGGTCCCGTCGTCGCGATGGAGGCGGTCGGCGCCTCGAAGCGTCAGGTGATCCAGTACGCCGTGCTCCCCCAGGCCGCACCGCTGCTCACCTCGTACACGCTGCTGCTGTTCGAGGGGAACGTCCGCGGCGCGACGATCCTCGGTCTCGTCGGCGCCGGCGGCATCGGGCTGGAGCTGACGACCGCCATGCGCATGTACGACTACGGCCACCTCAGCGCCATCATCCTCTGCATCATCGTGCTCGTCACGCTGATCGACCAGGGCAGTGCCCTCATCCGAAGGAGAATCACATGA
- a CDS encoding tyrosine-protein phosphatase: MTMIDTGLILSAPVNLRDLGGIAIDGGVLRAGLAIRTDDLAYVTAEVADELLAGGLTAIIDLRSPLEVAVTGRGPLGEHPVAYHHLPLIADVGASIDRDHPALTHEAMGLMYLRMVEGAAPQLVTALNVIAHTPGATAFHCAAGRDRTGVLAAMLLLALGAADDDIVDDYARTGENMVAIMARTAPVMGAMWKALGFDVDARDASSALLEGSMDVSMRSLLDTLRAQHGDPLTPLRMAGLSDATIARLRERALGA, from the coding sequence ATGACCATGATCGACACCGGTCTCATCCTCAGCGCGCCGGTCAACCTGCGCGACCTCGGTGGCATCGCCATCGACGGCGGGGTGCTCCGCGCGGGTCTGGCCATCCGCACCGACGACCTCGCCTACGTGACCGCGGAGGTCGCGGACGAACTGCTCGCCGGCGGGCTCACCGCCATCATCGACCTGCGCTCGCCGCTCGAGGTCGCGGTCACCGGCCGCGGTCCGCTCGGCGAGCACCCGGTCGCCTACCACCACCTGCCGCTCATCGCCGACGTCGGAGCGTCGATCGACCGCGATCACCCCGCGCTGACGCACGAGGCCATGGGGCTGATGTACCTCCGCATGGTGGAGGGGGCGGCGCCGCAGCTCGTGACGGCGCTCAACGTCATCGCGCACACGCCGGGGGCGACGGCCTTCCACTGTGCGGCGGGGCGCGACCGCACCGGCGTCCTCGCCGCGATGCTGCTGCTCGCCCTGGGGGCTGCGGATGACGACATCGTGGACGACTATGCGCGTACCGGGGAGAACATGGTGGCGATCATGGCGCGCACGGCGCCGGTCATGGGGGCGATGTGGAAGGCGCTCGGCTTCGACGTCGATGCGCGGGATGCCTCGTCCGCTCTGCTGGAGGGGTCGATGGACGTGTCGATGCGGAGCCTCCTCGATACGCTCCGGGCTCAGCACGGCGACCCGCTGACCCCGCTCCGCATGGCTGGTCTGTCCGACGCGACCATCGCCCGGCTGCGCGAGCGGGCGCTCGGCGCGTGA
- the phnD gene encoding phosphate/phosphite/phosphonate ABC transporter substrate-binding protein, which yields MVSESRGITSRKVIMRRFTLPAVGLLGVAAFALTGCQTPTADAAPADPDAPLTIATIPVGEDPTAENPIEVFAALLEDATGREVEITDVPDYLSVVEALRSDHVDIGIMSGFPSALAVNTGEVDALVAFEGDGKPVSTCVVLADSPVQTVEDLAGKTVAFADQASSSGYFMPVFMLHEAGLEQGEDYEAIFAGGHEGSFAALEQGQVDAACTAVMLTELGAPMFPFADGEWRAVGESPAMDVAGAVLGRPSLDAETRTVIQDGIAAVFTPENAEKLGAFGAFAAAPQTVDPEDSAFASFAEIAAVAGVELKDLQ from the coding sequence ATGGTCTCGGAATCCCGAGGCATCACCTCCCGAAAGGTCATCATGCGCCGCTTCACCCTGCCCGCCGTCGGCCTCCTGGGCGTCGCCGCCTTCGCGCTCACCGGGTGCCAGACCCCGACCGCCGATGCGGCCCCTGCCGACCCCGACGCTCCCCTCACGATCGCCACGATCCCCGTCGGCGAAGACCCCACGGCCGAGAACCCGATCGAGGTGTTCGCCGCGCTGCTGGAGGACGCGACGGGCCGTGAGGTCGAGATCACCGACGTGCCCGACTACCTGAGCGTGGTCGAGGCCCTCCGCTCCGACCACGTCGACATCGGCATCATGAGCGGCTTCCCCTCCGCGCTCGCCGTGAACACGGGCGAGGTGGACGCACTGGTGGCCTTCGAGGGCGACGGCAAGCCGGTGTCCACCTGTGTCGTGCTCGCGGACTCGCCCGTGCAGACGGTCGAAGACCTCGCGGGGAAGACCGTCGCCTTCGCCGATCAGGCCTCCAGCTCGGGCTACTTCATGCCGGTCTTCATGCTCCACGAGGCCGGGCTGGAGCAGGGCGAGGACTACGAGGCCATCTTCGCGGGCGGCCACGAGGGCAGCTTCGCGGCCCTGGAGCAGGGGCAGGTGGATGCCGCGTGCACCGCCGTCATGCTCACCGAGCTCGGCGCACCGATGTTCCCCTTCGCGGATGGCGAGTGGCGCGCGGTCGGCGAGAGCCCGGCCATGGACGTCGCGGGTGCCGTGCTCGGTCGCCCCTCGCTCGACGCCGAGACGCGCACGGTCATCCAGGACGGCATCGCCGCCGTGTTCACCCCGGAGAACGCCGAGAAGCTCGGAGCCTTCGGGGCGTTCGCCGCCGCTCCGCAGACGGTCGACCCCGAGGACAGCGCGTTCGCGTCGTTCGCCGAGATCGCGGCCGTCGCGGGTGTCGAGTTGAAGGACCTCCAGTGA
- a CDS encoding TraR/DksA family transcriptional regulator has translation MDLRALLEERRAEAEARVTATAATLAELMHDREGSNDDDEHDPEGVTLSSEWSRLSGLAEAAQAELRQVDEALMRMDAGTYGICAHCGRPIPPERLEVRPFAEYCVACAEKLGR, from the coding sequence ATGGATCTGCGTGCACTGCTGGAAGAGCGCCGCGCCGAGGCCGAGGCCCGCGTCACGGCGACGGCGGCTACGCTCGCGGAGCTCATGCACGACCGCGAGGGCTCGAACGACGATGACGAGCACGACCCGGAAGGCGTCACGCTTTCGTCGGAGTGGTCACGGCTGTCAGGGCTCGCCGAGGCGGCACAGGCCGAGCTCCGGCAGGTGGACGAGGCGCTGATGCGGATGGACGCCGGCACCTACGGCATCTGCGCGCACTGCGGGCGACCCATCCCGCCGGAGCGACTGGAGGTGCGGCCGTTCGCCGAGTACTGCGTGGCCTGCGCCGAGAAGCTCGGTCGCTGA
- a CDS encoding SMP-30/gluconolactonase/LRE family protein, with protein sequence MTPENITGPVAVHAEAPIWWPGWGGLRWVDGDVGDLLTLRGDEIVRQHIDDEYLAFFRPRTSGGFVAVGARTLYLADGPDAEARPVATLLDDGAVRMNDGCCDPRGRLLAGSMSTDSTAGAGTVLRIDAALDVTTVLPRVTSSNGVSYSPDGRRVYYVDTDTGRIDVFDVAEGDLRGRRVFAHIPEDDGVPDGLTVAADGSVWVALWGGSRVRGFEASGAVREDIVLPVPQVSACTFGGDDLGTLFITTSAQGLPSDHGTAAGSVFAVRPGVHGLPVLPFAG encoded by the coding sequence ATGACCCCCGAGAACATCACCGGCCCCGTCGCCGTGCACGCCGAGGCCCCGATCTGGTGGCCCGGGTGGGGCGGACTGCGCTGGGTCGACGGCGACGTGGGCGACCTGCTCACCCTCCGCGGCGACGAGATCGTCCGCCAGCACATCGACGACGAGTACCTCGCGTTCTTCCGTCCGCGGACGTCCGGGGGCTTCGTGGCGGTGGGAGCGCGCACCCTGTACCTCGCCGACGGCCCCGATGCGGAGGCCCGACCCGTCGCGACGCTGCTCGACGACGGCGCGGTGCGCATGAACGACGGCTGCTGCGACCCGCGGGGACGGCTCCTCGCGGGATCGATGTCCACGGACTCCACCGCGGGTGCAGGGACCGTGCTCCGCATCGACGCCGCCCTGGACGTGACCACGGTGCTCCCCCGCGTGACCTCGTCCAACGGCGTGAGCTACTCGCCGGACGGCCGCCGCGTCTACTACGTCGACACCGACACCGGCCGGATCGACGTGTTCGACGTGGCCGAGGGCGACCTCCGCGGACGCCGCGTGTTCGCGCACATTCCCGAAGACGACGGCGTGCCCGACGGCCTCACGGTCGCCGCGGACGGCAGTGTCTGGGTCGCGCTGTGGGGCGGGAGCCGCGTACGGGGCTTCGAGGCGTCCGGGGCGGTCCGCGAGGACATCGTGCTGCCGGTGCCTCAGGTCAGCGCGTGCACGTTCGGCGGTGATGACCTCGGCACGCTCTTCATCACGACCTCCGCACAGGGTCTGCCGTCCGATCACGGCACTGCCGCCGGGTCCGTCTTCGCCGTGCGGCCCGGGGTGCACGGTCTCCCGGTGCTCCCCTTCGCCGGCTGA